Proteins from a genomic interval of Desulfofustis limnaeus:
- a CDS encoding ammonium transporter, translating into MKPRTYWAGAVCFATLAVAFPALADEVKLGDTVIELAYALDTFYFLMSGALVMWMGAGFAMLEAGLVRSKNTVEILTKNVALYSIACIMYLIVGYNIMYGGGPNGVIPGLSFFLGADHTVDEVLTSGGETYYSSMADFFFQVVFVATAMSIVSGAVAERMKLWTFLLFAVVMTGFIYPVQGYWKWGGGFLDSLGFLDFAGSGVVHLCGASAAIAGVLLLGPRKGKYSGGRINAIPGANLPLATLGTFILWLGWFGFNGGSELKVSTIEEANAVSMVFVNTNTAAAGGLVAALLLSRIWFGKADLTMALNGALAGLVAITAEPLAPSPLLATIVGAIGGLIVVTSIVCIDKIKIDDPVGAISVHGVVGIWGLLAVSFTNPEGSFLAQLIGAATIFSWVFGTSFVTWLIIKTIMGIRVSDEEELVGCDISECGLDAYPEFTKD; encoded by the coding sequence ATGAAACCGAGAACGTATTGGGCCGGAGCGGTCTGCTTTGCCACCCTGGCGGTGGCTTTCCCTGCCCTGGCCGATGAGGTCAAGCTGGGTGACACGGTCATTGAACTCGCCTATGCGCTTGATACGTTCTACTTTCTGATGTCGGGAGCCCTGGTCATGTGGATGGGAGCCGGTTTTGCGATGCTCGAGGCTGGACTGGTGCGCAGCAAAAACACCGTTGAGATCTTAACCAAAAACGTGGCCCTCTACTCCATCGCTTGCATTATGTATCTGATTGTCGGATACAACATCATGTACGGCGGGGGACCAAACGGAGTCATCCCCGGATTGAGCTTTTTTCTCGGCGCCGACCATACAGTCGATGAGGTTCTGACCAGCGGCGGCGAGACCTATTATTCGAGCATGGCGGATTTCTTCTTCCAGGTTGTCTTTGTCGCCACCGCCATGTCGATTGTCTCCGGCGCCGTCGCCGAGCGCATGAAACTCTGGACCTTCTTGCTCTTTGCCGTCGTCATGACCGGCTTCATCTACCCGGTACAGGGATATTGGAAGTGGGGCGGTGGATTTCTGGACAGCCTGGGCTTCCTCGACTTCGCCGGTTCTGGCGTGGTGCACCTTTGTGGAGCATCAGCGGCCATCGCCGGGGTACTTCTGCTTGGTCCGAGAAAAGGGAAATACAGCGGTGGTCGAATCAACGCGATCCCCGGCGCCAACTTGCCATTGGCAACCCTTGGCACCTTCATTCTGTGGCTCGGTTGGTTCGGCTTCAACGGTGGCTCAGAACTGAAGGTCAGCACCATCGAAGAAGCCAACGCCGTATCCATGGTCTTCGTCAACACCAACACCGCCGCTGCGGGTGGTCTTGTGGCAGCGTTGCTGCTTTCCCGAATCTGGTTCGGCAAGGCTGATCTTACCATGGCCCTCAACGGCGCCCTGGCCGGTCTGGTGGCAATCACCGCCGAACCGCTGGCCCCAAGCCCGTTGCTTGCCACCATCGTCGGCGCTATCGGTGGTTTGATTGTCGTTACCTCGATTGTCTGCATCGACAAGATCAAGATCGACGATCCGGTCGGTGCCATCTCGGTCCACGGAGTCGTCGGTATCTGGGGGCTCCTGGCTGTCTCCTTCACCAATCCGGAAGGATCATTTCTGGCTCAGTTGATTGGTGCAGCAACCATCTTCAGCTGGGTTTTCGGCACCAGTTTTGTCACGTGGTTGATCATCAAAACCATCATGGGTATCCGCGTCAGTGATGAAGAGGAGTTGGTCGGTTGCGACATCTCCGAATGCGGCCTCGACGCCTACCCCGAATTCACTAAAGATTGA
- a CDS encoding P-II family nitrogen regulator gives MKKVEAIIKPFKLEEVKEALTEIGITGMTITEIKGYGRQKGHTEVYRGAEYKVEFNPKIKIELIINTPLVDRAVEAIRRAANTGKIGDGKIFVTAVENVVRIRTGEQGQAAI, from the coding sequence ATGAAAAAAGTAGAAGCTATCATCAAGCCGTTCAAGCTCGAGGAAGTGAAGGAAGCGCTCACCGAAATCGGCATCACCGGTATGACCATCACTGAAATAAAAGGTTACGGTCGCCAGAAGGGCCACACCGAGGTCTACCGAGGTGCCGAATATAAAGTCGAGTTCAACCCCAAAATCAAGATTGAACTGATCATCAATACGCCGTTGGTGGATCGGGCGGTCGAAGCCATCCGAAGAGCAGCCAACACTGGCAAGATCGGGGATGGAAAGATTTTCGTTACCGCAGTCGAAAACGTGGTCAGGATCAGGACGGGTGAACAAGGCCAAGCAGCGATCTGA
- a CDS encoding molybdate ABC transporter substrate-binding protein: MVRIGVLVSLFVSFVMLSTAHAQSETIRLYAAGSLKAALGEVARAFEQATGNTVESEFGPSGLLRERIEKGEAVHVFASANMAHPLTLVEKGFGQPVALFARNNLCALAQAEVQVGPETLLGVMLDEQIRLGTSTPKADPSGDYAWELFAKADAVKAGSTAVLTGKALQLTGGPDSAKAPEGRNQYAWVMEEKKADLFLTYCTNGVLARKEVPALQLVQIPPSLSVGADYGLLVLRDAPVEAWRLALFILGPDGQRILAEYGFTVGGLSNQ; encoded by the coding sequence ATGGTCAGAATAGGTGTTCTCGTTTCTCTTTTTGTCAGTTTTGTCATGTTGTCCACAGCTCACGCTCAGTCTGAAACGATACGTCTTTACGCTGCCGGTAGTCTGAAGGCGGCACTGGGCGAGGTTGCCCGAGCTTTTGAACAGGCGACCGGCAACACGGTGGAGAGCGAGTTCGGCCCTTCCGGACTGCTTCGTGAGCGTATTGAAAAAGGCGAAGCCGTTCACGTGTTTGCCTCGGCGAACATGGCTCACCCCCTGACCCTTGTGGAGAAAGGATTCGGGCAGCCAGTTGCGTTGTTCGCCCGGAACAATCTGTGCGCTCTGGCGCAAGCAGAAGTCCAGGTGGGGCCGGAGACCCTGCTTGGTGTTATGCTGGATGAACAGATTCGGCTTGGAACCTCTACCCCGAAGGCCGATCCCTCCGGCGATTATGCGTGGGAATTGTTTGCCAAGGCCGATGCTGTCAAGGCCGGTAGCACCGCTGTTCTCACCGGCAAGGCATTGCAGCTTACCGGTGGGCCGGACAGCGCCAAGGCGCCGGAAGGCCGGAATCAGTATGCCTGGGTCATGGAAGAAAAAAAGGCGGATCTGTTTCTCACCTATTGTACCAACGGTGTTCTGGCCAGAAAAGAGGTTCCCGCCCTGCAGTTGGTGCAGATTCCACCATCCTTGTCCGTGGGGGCCGACTATGGCCTGCTTGTCCTGCGGGATGCACCGGTGGAGGCCTGGCGTTTGGCGCTCTTCATTCTCGGGCCTGACGGCCAAAGGATACTGGCCGAATACGGATTTACCGTCGGCGGACTGTCCAATCAATAG
- a CDS encoding ABC transporter ATP-binding protein — MNLFSLVGVRQVFAGRTVLDIDCLDLLSGRNYALQGPNGSGKTTLLQVLAFLEEPTQGKIYFNGEPVVWREKKLCALRRKVILVDQHPIMFSTSVRNNVEYGLRMRGLAARQRRRLAEESLELVGLKDFVDRPAHRLSGGETQRVAIARALACAPEVLLFDEPTASVDVENQALIERVIQEIHRQKGVSVIFATHKRLEAARLADHRIFLFNGKLSGPGGENMVSGTLVSRDGSIFFEICPGLDIPVAGGTPGSARASLKAEGIHILSGQDMDRHQVDRSCPATVQQMTVEGNSIKVLLDVGVPLKTIMPHERVAADRILVGDRVQVVIDPQAVQIIA; from the coding sequence ATGAACCTGTTTTCTCTGGTCGGTGTGCGCCAGGTGTTTGCGGGTCGCACGGTGCTTGACATAGACTGCCTGGACTTGCTGTCGGGGCGCAATTATGCCCTGCAAGGCCCGAACGGCTCGGGGAAGACGACGCTGCTGCAGGTCCTCGCTTTCCTCGAGGAACCGACGCAGGGGAAGATTTACTTTAACGGAGAACCGGTCGTTTGGCGGGAAAAAAAGCTGTGCGCTCTGCGGCGCAAAGTGATCTTGGTCGATCAACATCCCATCATGTTTTCCACCTCGGTGCGCAATAACGTGGAATACGGTCTGCGCATGCGTGGGTTGGCCGCCCGACAAAGACGGCGCCTCGCCGAGGAATCGTTGGAACTGGTGGGCCTGAAAGACTTCGTTGACCGTCCGGCGCACCGGCTTTCCGGTGGAGAAACACAACGGGTGGCCATTGCCCGGGCCCTGGCCTGTGCTCCGGAAGTCCTGCTGTTTGACGAGCCGACGGCAAGCGTTGATGTGGAAAATCAAGCACTTATCGAGCGGGTTATCCAGGAAATCCATCGCCAGAAAGGGGTTTCAGTGATTTTTGCTACCCACAAGCGCTTGGAGGCGGCTCGCCTGGCCGATCATCGGATCTTCCTGTTCAACGGGAAATTAAGTGGCCCCGGTGGTGAAAACATGGTGTCCGGCACCCTTGTTTCACGAGATGGCTCCATTTTTTTCGAGATCTGTCCGGGGCTTGACATTCCGGTTGCCGGCGGTACGCCCGGTTCGGCTCGAGCTTCGCTCAAAGCCGAGGGTATCCATATCCTGTCTGGACAGGATATGGACCGTCACCAGGTGGATCGATCTTGTCCGGCCACGGTGCAGCAGATGACTGTCGAGGGAAACTCCATCAAAGTCCTGCTGGATGTCGGGGTACCCCTGAAGACCATAATGCCGCACGAACGGGTGGCGGCCGACCGTATTCTGGTTGGTGATCGGGTACAGGTTGTCATTGATCCGCAAGCGGTGCAGATCATAGCATAA
- a CDS encoding ABC transporter permease — protein sequence MDFFGQSFSAALHLIWSLDPEMYFIVYVSLSVSFFSTLIASLFGVPLGFAIAVSRFPGKRALITVLNTMLALPTVVIGLLVYSFLSRHGMFGFLGLLYTQKAIIVGQVILILPWVAVFTMAAVSRIDQRYRKTALTLGATRWAAAWAVAREARFGIFAAIIAAFGRVIAEIGIAMMLGGNIKGFTRTMTTAMALEHNKGEFVLAVALGIILLTVSLLMNIGLQLAQGRYGDKR from the coding sequence GTGGATTTCTTCGGGCAAAGTTTTTCCGCGGCATTGCACCTGATCTGGTCGCTTGACCCGGAAATGTATTTTATCGTTTACGTTTCACTCTCCGTCAGTTTCTTTTCCACACTGATCGCCTCGCTCTTTGGCGTGCCTCTTGGTTTTGCCATTGCGGTCTCCCGTTTTCCCGGAAAGCGGGCGTTGATCACCGTTCTCAACACCATGCTTGCCTTGCCGACCGTGGTGATTGGCCTTCTAGTGTACTCTTTCCTGTCGCGCCATGGGATGTTCGGCTTTCTCGGACTGCTTTATACCCAGAAAGCCATCATCGTCGGCCAGGTTATCTTGATTCTCCCCTGGGTGGCCGTCTTCACCATGGCCGCCGTCAGCCGAATCGACCAACGTTATCGCAAAACGGCTTTGACTCTGGGTGCTACACGGTGGGCGGCGGCCTGGGCGGTCGCCCGGGAGGCTCGCTTCGGTATTTTTGCCGCCATTATCGCCGCCTTCGGCAGAGTCATTGCCGAGATCGGCATTGCCATGATGCTTGGCGGCAATATCAAGGGGTTCACCCGGACGATGACCACCGCCATGGCGTTGGAACATAACAAGGGGGAGTTCGTGCTGGCGGTGGCTTTGGGAATCATTCTGCTCACGGTCAGCCTGTTGATGAATATCGGCTTGCAACTGGCCCAGGGGCGCTACGGAGACAAGCGATGA
- a CDS encoding substrate-binding domain-containing protein, with protein MNRALMVALGLFLVCFTSSAWAEDKVITMSTTTSTEASGLLDYLLPEFQKDTGITVKVMAKGTGAALKDGMDGNADVVFVHDEKREKQFVEEGYGTQRYYVMYNDFIMVGPAEDPVKLKSAPSIVEGMKVIAAAKAPFVSRGDNSGTHAREKQLWAASGLPVNDSGAPQDGEGWYFSIGQGMGEALIFAQEKMGYVLADRGTYLNYKYGRSEPLALEIVYEGDDLLKNPYGVIPVNPAKHPHVKFELADTFAKWLVSDRGQDVIGGYKLLGQPLFYPDAK; from the coding sequence ATGAACAGAGCGTTAATGGTCGCCCTAGGCCTCTTTCTGGTATGCTTTACCTCATCGGCATGGGCCGAGGACAAAGTGATCACCATGAGTACCACTACCAGTACCGAGGCCTCGGGCCTCCTTGATTACCTGCTGCCCGAGTTTCAAAAAGACACAGGCATTACCGTCAAGGTGATGGCCAAAGGAACCGGAGCGGCCCTAAAGGATGGCATGGATGGTAATGCCGACGTGGTCTTTGTCCATGACGAAAAGCGGGAAAAGCAGTTTGTCGAAGAAGGTTATGGGACGCAGCGATACTATGTAATGTACAACGACTTCATCATGGTTGGCCCGGCTGAGGACCCGGTGAAGCTGAAAAGCGCCCCGAGTATTGTCGAGGGCATGAAGGTGATTGCCGCCGCCAAGGCGCCGTTCGTTTCTCGCGGTGACAACAGCGGTACGCATGCCCGCGAAAAGCAGCTGTGGGCCGCAAGCGGACTCCCGGTCAATGACAGCGGTGCGCCCCAGGACGGTGAGGGGTGGTATTTCTCCATCGGTCAGGGAATGGGCGAGGCGCTCATTTTCGCCCAGGAGAAGATGGGGTATGTGCTGGCCGATCGCGGTACCTACCTGAATTACAAATACGGCCGCAGCGAACCGCTGGCCTTGGAGATCGTCTATGAGGGTGACGATCTGCTGAAGAATCCCTATGGCGTCATTCCGGTCAATCCGGCGAAACACCCGCACGTCAAGTTCGAACTGGCTGATACCTTTGCCAAATGGCTGGTTTCCGACCGTGGTCAAGACGTGATTGGCGGTTATAAATTGTTGGGTCAGCCGCTCTTTTACCCGGACGCGAAATAA
- a CDS encoding gamma-glutamylcyclotransferase family protein — MHLFTYGSLMFPAVWQRVAHETYHRRRAVLPGYFRRAVKGATYPVVYPATTTSEVEGVLYYQVTDDDLKRLDRFEGDYYQRRSESVRLSDGQLINAEVYVLKEEFRFIASDHDWDQKRFEQEGLSSFLSDYLGFDKISSRP; from the coding sequence ATGCACCTGTTTACGTACGGTTCGCTGATGTTTCCCGCCGTCTGGCAGCGTGTCGCGCACGAAACATACCACCGCCGCAGGGCCGTTCTGCCCGGCTATTTTCGCCGGGCCGTGAAAGGCGCGACTTATCCGGTCGTCTATCCGGCGACGACAACCAGCGAGGTCGAGGGAGTGCTCTATTACCAGGTTACCGACGACGACCTCAAGCGCTTGGATCGTTTCGAAGGCGACTACTACCAACGGCGGAGCGAGTCGGTCCGTCTATCGGACGGCCAACTGATCAATGCCGAGGTCTATGTCCTCAAGGAGGAGTTCCGCTTCATCGCCAGCGATCACGACTGGGATCAGAAGCGATTCGAGCAAGAAGGGTTGAGCAGCTTTCTCAGCGACTATCTCGGATTCGACAAGATATCCTCCCGCCCGTAG
- a CDS encoding DUF169 domain-containing protein — protein sequence MISTVAQAVGLKYEPMALLFSEEKPEGARQFKEGKWGCVMFMVAAVLRGETAVFDRTSFGCFGGGVGLGFGDQYENFPGGKGCFTYFLSVGNDQWQRGRETAEQVKPFMRAEAFHHFMHGERYLKSPELVLDFINQLPITEIPAPYLVLKPLSGLSSEEIPHVVIFFGNMDQVSALTVLVNYGRGHNENVIFPYAAGCQTLGIYPLAEAKREQPRAVLGLNDLSARVYLKRLVKEDLFSFAVPRQLFDEMEGNVAGSFLEGETWQELRRLGSF from the coding sequence ATGATCAGTACCGTTGCCCAGGCGGTCGGTCTGAAATATGAACCGATGGCCTTACTCTTCAGCGAGGAGAAACCGGAAGGGGCGCGTCAGTTCAAGGAAGGAAAGTGGGGCTGTGTCATGTTCATGGTGGCTGCCGTCCTGAGGGGAGAAACGGCGGTCTTCGACCGGACCAGTTTTGGGTGCTTCGGCGGCGGGGTTGGGCTCGGCTTCGGCGACCAATACGAAAACTTCCCCGGTGGCAAGGGGTGTTTCACCTATTTCCTGTCGGTGGGCAATGACCAATGGCAGCGAGGCCGCGAGACGGCCGAGCAGGTCAAGCCGTTCATGCGAGCGGAAGCCTTCCACCATTTTATGCACGGAGAACGATACCTCAAGTCGCCCGAGTTGGTGCTGGACTTCATCAACCAGTTGCCCATCACCGAGATCCCGGCCCCGTATCTGGTGCTGAAACCGTTGAGCGGACTCAGTTCCGAGGAAATCCCCCACGTGGTGATCTTCTTCGGTAACATGGATCAGGTCTCTGCCCTGACCGTGCTGGTCAATTACGGCCGCGGACATAACGAAAATGTCATATTTCCCTACGCCGCCGGTTGCCAGACCCTCGGCATTTACCCGTTGGCAGAAGCAAAACGGGAGCAACCGCGAGCGGTCCTCGGCCTCAACGATCTGTCGGCACGAGTGTATCTGAAGCGGTTGGTGAAAGAAGACCTGTTCAGCTTTGCCGTGCCCCGGCAGCTCTTCGATGAGATGGAGGGCAACGTGGCAGGCAGCTTTCTCGAGGGAGAAACCTGGCAGGAATTGCGCCGCCTCGGCTCGTTCTGA
- a CDS encoding DUF3465 domain-containing protein produces MKPRRSKILFVLVLALVILQYGYQRFRYWEGLPKEPASWAEQLEQAYETKRSSLQIAGRGEVMKLLTDDLQGSRHQRFILQIPTGLTLLVSHNIDLAPRLDSLQVGDTIEFFGVYEYNDKGGVIHWTHHDPQGRHPDGWLKHRGRTYQ; encoded by the coding sequence ATGAAGCCGAGACGATCAAAGATCCTGTTTGTCCTGGTGCTGGCGTTGGTTATCCTGCAATACGGTTACCAGCGGTTTCGCTATTGGGAGGGACTGCCCAAGGAACCTGCCTCATGGGCCGAGCAGCTGGAACAGGCTTACGAAACCAAGCGCAGTTCGCTGCAGATCGCAGGCCGGGGCGAGGTGATGAAGCTGCTGACCGACGATCTGCAAGGGAGCAGGCATCAGCGGTTCATCTTGCAGATACCCACCGGGCTGACCCTGCTGGTCAGCCACAATATCGATCTTGCTCCCCGCCTCGATTCCTTGCAGGTGGGCGACACCATTGAGTTTTTCGGAGTCTACGAATACAACGACAAGGGCGGGGTCATCCATTGGACACATCACGACCCGCAGGGTCGCCATCCGGATGGATGGCTGAAACATCGGGGGCGGACGTATCAATGA
- a CDS encoding Tex family protein, with amino-acid sequence MHDTFYARTAQHLAISATQVAAAATLFDAGATVPFIARYRKEMTGSLDEIQLLAIRDSLARQAELEKRRSAIIASLQERTLLTDDLLAAVKAAETMTILEDVYLPWRPKRRTRAAIARERGLEPLAESLLRGTQSRSLSSYITADGAVPSTEQALAGARDIIAERISEDVLSRRDVRTLFRSTAVIHARAVEKNRDNSATYRDYFDWREPVRKIASHRLHALFRGEQEKALTLTIRPEEKAALKILQRRWLKNPAHHNQLLAAIEDGYRRLLAPSLETELRRELKERADTEAIAVFAANVRELLLAPPLGQKRVMALDPGYRTGAKLVCLDSQGALLEHTTIYPTQGEKQRLAAAHTVEKLVHKHGIEAVAVGSGTAGRETESFVRECGLEKHIVVTLVNEDGASVYSASATARREFPDLDVTVRGAISIGRRLQDPLAELVKIDPKSIGVGQYQHDVNQSALAEALEAVVTSCVNNVGVELNTASSELLSFVSGIGPALAANIVARRLENGPFRSRRDLLGVPRLGAKAFEQAAGFLRISDGTHPLDASAVHPERYQLVEQMAADLGVGVKDLMTSNSLRQSIDLSRYRSDSVGEPTLVDILAELAKPGRDPRESFTSFAFAEGIAKIEDLRPGMILPGLITNVTSFGAFADIGVHRDGLIHISQLADRFISDPADVVRVRQRVTVRVLDVDLERKRINLSLRGV; translated from the coding sequence ATGCACGACACCTTTTACGCCAGAACGGCACAACATCTTGCCATTTCCGCCACCCAGGTGGCAGCTGCCGCCACCCTGTTCGATGCCGGCGCCACAGTCCCGTTCATCGCTCGCTACCGCAAAGAGATGACTGGCTCCCTCGACGAGATACAATTGCTCGCCATCAGGGACAGCCTGGCCCGGCAGGCCGAGCTCGAGAAACGCCGTTCGGCGATCATTGCCTCTCTGCAGGAGCGCACCCTGCTCACCGATGACCTGCTGGCGGCGGTGAAAGCAGCAGAGACCATGACGATCCTGGAAGACGTCTACCTGCCATGGCGGCCGAAGCGGCGAACCAGGGCGGCGATCGCCCGCGAGCGTGGACTCGAACCGTTGGCTGAGTCATTGCTGCGCGGCACCCAATCGCGGTCGCTGTCTTCGTATATCACCGCCGACGGCGCCGTGCCCTCCACCGAACAGGCCCTCGCCGGCGCCCGGGACATCATTGCCGAACGAATCAGCGAAGATGTCTTATCCCGGAGGGATGTACGCACCCTGTTTCGCTCCACGGCGGTCATCCATGCGCGTGCGGTGGAGAAAAACCGTGACAACAGTGCCACCTACCGCGACTACTTTGACTGGCGCGAGCCGGTCCGAAAAATCGCTTCGCATCGGTTACACGCCCTGTTTCGCGGCGAACAGGAGAAGGCCCTGACCCTGACGATCAGGCCAGAGGAGAAAGCAGCCCTGAAGATCCTGCAGCGCCGCTGGTTGAAAAACCCGGCACACCACAACCAGCTGCTCGCCGCCATTGAAGACGGCTATCGGAGGCTGCTGGCTCCGTCGCTGGAGACCGAGTTGCGTAGGGAACTGAAAGAGCGTGCCGATACCGAGGCGATTGCGGTCTTCGCCGCCAATGTCAGAGAATTGTTGCTGGCTCCTCCCCTTGGGCAGAAACGGGTAATGGCGCTCGATCCGGGCTATCGGACCGGCGCCAAGCTGGTCTGCCTCGACAGCCAAGGCGCCCTCCTCGAACACACCACCATCTATCCGACTCAGGGAGAAAAACAACGATTGGCAGCGGCGCACACCGTTGAAAAGCTGGTACATAAACATGGGATCGAAGCGGTCGCCGTGGGCAGCGGCACCGCCGGCCGGGAGACCGAATCATTCGTCCGGGAATGCGGGCTCGAGAAACACATCGTCGTTACCCTGGTCAACGAAGACGGTGCCTCCGTTTATTCGGCATCGGCCACCGCCCGCCGTGAATTCCCCGATCTGGATGTCACGGTACGTGGGGCCATATCCATCGGGCGCCGGCTGCAGGACCCGCTTGCCGAGTTGGTGAAGATCGACCCGAAGTCGATCGGCGTCGGCCAGTACCAACATGACGTCAATCAATCCGCTCTTGCGGAAGCGCTGGAGGCAGTGGTGACCAGCTGTGTCAACAATGTCGGCGTCGAATTGAACACCGCCAGCAGCGAACTGCTCTCCTTCGTCTCCGGGATCGGCCCCGCCCTGGCCGCCAACATCGTCGCACGGCGTCTTGAAAACGGGCCGTTTCGTTCCCGCCGGGACCTGCTCGGCGTTCCCCGGCTCGGAGCCAAGGCGTTCGAGCAGGCGGCCGGTTTTCTCCGTATCTCCGATGGCACCCACCCGCTCGACGCCAGCGCAGTACATCCGGAGCGCTACCAGTTGGTCGAACAGATGGCTGCCGACCTGGGGGTAGGTGTGAAAGACCTCATGACCTCCAACTCGCTTCGCCAATCCATCGATCTTTCCCGTTATCGCAGCGACTCGGTGGGCGAGCCCACTCTGGTGGACATCCTGGCCGAACTGGCCAAACCGGGGCGAGATCCCCGCGAATCATTCACCTCTTTCGCTTTTGCCGAAGGTATTGCCAAAATTGAAGACCTGCGCCCGGGCATGATTCTGCCGGGGCTGATCACCAACGTCACCTCGTTCGGGGCGTTCGCCGATATCGGCGTCCATCGTGACGGCCTGATTCACATCAGCCAGTTGGCGGACCGTTTCATCTCCGATCCGGCCGACGTGGTGAGAGTCCGCCAGCGCGTAACGGTGCGGGTGCTCGACGTGGATCTGGAGCGAAAACGGATTAACCTGTCCCTCAGAGGGGTATGA
- a CDS encoding NAD(P)-dependent oxidoreductase, protein MKILIIGATRGIGRALLSCARQEGHEVRVLVRDPARLEAGAGSGSLEVIQGDVRDAGAVRSAARDQEAVCSCIGSPITFGPVDLFSVGARNLVAALQENPACKLVVVTGIGAGSSKDHGGFLYDRLFKPLVLKTIYEDKDREEEIIKTSGLHWLIVRPAGLTNGPRTGVYRVINDLTGITAKRISRLDVADFILKELAKPENFGRTPLLTY, encoded by the coding sequence ATGAAGATCCTGATCATCGGGGCCACTAGGGGAATCGGCCGAGCGTTACTGTCGTGTGCTCGCCAGGAAGGGCATGAGGTGCGGGTTCTGGTCAGAGACCCGGCTCGGCTCGAGGCAGGCGCAGGTAGCGGATCGCTCGAGGTGATTCAGGGTGATGTCCGAGATGCCGGGGCGGTGCGGTCGGCGGCACGGGATCAGGAAGCGGTCTGTTCCTGCATCGGCTCACCCATCACCTTCGGGCCGGTCGATCTGTTCTCTGTCGGCGCGCGCAACCTGGTGGCCGCGCTGCAGGAGAATCCGGCGTGCAAGCTGGTTGTCGTGACCGGTATCGGCGCCGGTAGCAGCAAAGACCACGGCGGTTTCCTCTACGACCGGCTGTTCAAGCCGCTGGTGCTGAAAACCATCTACGAGGACAAGGACCGGGAGGAGGAGATCATCAAAACCAGCGGTCTGCACTGGTTGATCGTGCGTCCTGCCGGGTTGACCAACGGCCCGCGTACCGGCGTCTATCGGGTCATCAATGATCTGACCGGGATCACCGCAAAACGCATCTCGCGGCTGGATGTGGCCGACTTTATCCTCAAGGAGCTGGCCAAACCGGAGAATTTCGGCCGGACGCCATTGCTTACCTATTAG
- a CDS encoding lytic transglycosylase domain-containing protein, translating to MSQKKNQTTNRLPRPSSTKRGTNRKTTPSRNASRRVATIGLALEIISLTVAGILATVVLLGHGSRLFSGTSLFRSLLPFAFSVLGIALLGIVFFSFWQRLKKHLQARSLLLPGAVALTLATIAALLITVGPFHNEIQSFRTLVGGRQEASRNALSHQVYAAYRRLDEAQIGQLLKRATPFQAVIAEAADHFSIDPHLLLGLAAVESSFIPRTSEDGGEGLFQITKVPETSKSQAAKIVPRDQQELGNHRYNAYLAAATLKHYLKEMRGDLFLGLLAYNIGPRNGGLRFIMEKYHAATFVEIQPYLQDLPRDYPIKVLSYALAFRVQKRTGSLLAYEEGKNAVRIQSMGIPGL from the coding sequence ATGAGCCAGAAAAAAAACCAAACCACCAATCGGTTGCCACGCCCATCCAGTACCAAGCGGGGCACCAATCGAAAGACGACACCCTCCCGGAATGCTTCACGGCGTGTAGCGACGATCGGGCTGGCTCTTGAAATCATCAGCTTGACCGTGGCCGGCATCCTGGCCACGGTCGTGCTTCTGGGTCACGGCTCCCGCCTGTTCAGCGGCACCAGCCTGTTCCGCAGTCTCCTCCCCTTTGCTTTCTCAGTCTTGGGCATCGCCCTGCTGGGCATCGTCTTTTTCTCTTTCTGGCAGCGGCTGAAAAAACATCTCCAGGCCCGTTCGTTGCTGCTCCCGGGAGCCGTAGCTCTGACGCTTGCCACGATTGCCGCCTTGCTCATCACCGTGGGCCCTTTCCATAACGAGATTCAATCGTTTCGCACCCTCGTCGGCGGCCGTCAGGAAGCGAGCCGCAACGCTTTGTCGCACCAGGTTTATGCCGCGTATCGCCGTCTCGACGAAGCGCAGATCGGGCAATTACTGAAACGGGCCACCCCTTTCCAGGCCGTCATAGCCGAAGCAGCCGATCATTTTTCCATCGATCCGCATCTGCTGCTCGGATTGGCCGCCGTCGAATCATCGTTCATCCCGCGAACCAGCGAGGATGGCGGCGAAGGACTCTTTCAAATCACCAAGGTTCCCGAAACCTCGAAATCTCAGGCAGCAAAAATCGTGCCCCGGGACCAGCAGGAACTGGGTAATCATCGCTATAACGCATATCTGGCAGCGGCCACCTTGAAACATTACCTCAAAGAGATGAGGGGCGATCTGTTTCTCGGTCTCCTGGCCTACAACATCGGACCGCGCAACGGCGGACTCCGATTCATCATGGAGAAATATCACGCCGCCACCTTTGTGGAAATCCAACCCTATCTGCAGGATCTGCCCCGCGATTACCCGATCAAGGTGCTCTCGTACGCCCTTGCCTTCCGCGTTCAAAAACGGACCGGCTCACTGCTGGCTTACGAAGAGGGGAAAAACGCCGTACGCATTCAGTCCATGGGCATTCCGGGCCTGTGA